The Syngnathus acus chromosome 11, fSynAcu1.2, whole genome shotgun sequence genome includes the window AGGAtgcttgtgtgcgtgcgactgcatgtgtgcacgtgcgAGTATCAACGCTGAGGGAAGAAAAGACAGCAAAATGAAGCCGATGGGCGTGTGGGCGGCAGCTAGCTCGAATCCCAAAGAAGATCTCACGCTTTTTATTCACCTGCAAAAGTGCTCCCGATGCACATTTCAAGAGCTCAAGTAGGAAACAACAAAGTCAGACTTACTTTATTGTTTGTCaaaacacacgcgcgcgcacacacactggcgcAGGGAAGGATGCATATCAACTTTTGacacaagtgcaaaaatttggtgcttgtttcttttcttcaaatgcGCTTCGATGCCACATCATTCCAAGAGAGGCAAGGCAACTTTGACAAATAGGTCGTTGGGTGGGAGGGGTGGTACCGTGTCACGTGTGTGTTTCCATGATGACCACCATCATCACcaccgtcatcatcatcaccccACCCTGCAAAGGAAGTCAAGCAACAAGCGCCTCTGTAAGCATGTCGGCATCAGCACACCCGCTTGGCTTTTGTTTGGACACTACGGTTGCGACACAGCCCATCTGCACGcaggcacacaaacacgctcaCGGCTCAGCAAAGGTCACCTGACCTAACCTATCCGATGTTGAATATGCTGCGGGGGTCGCCTAAAGGTCATTGTCGCACTCACCGGGCAGATAGAGGTGGATGAAGCTGCGTTGCCGAGCGAGACTCCACCCTTCTCTGTGTGTGCTTGCCATGTTGCCGTGGTAACGCCCACATCCTCTTCATCCCGCTCCTCCAAGTCCTCGTCCTCTTGCGAGTCCAGCAGGCGCTTCCTGTCCTTCAGGAAGTTGTCCAAGTCATCGCTGCTTGTGttacctgcacacacacacacacacacacacacacacacacacacacacacacacacacacacacacacacacacacacacacacacacacacacacacacacacacacacacacacacacacacacacacacacacacacacacacacacacaaccaacCATCAGAAGGCACGACATGCATCTGGgtgcttgcgtgtgtgtgtgtgtgtgtgtgtgtgtgtgtgtgtgtgtgtgtgtgtgtgctaacTGACTGAAGAAGCTGTATCGTAGTGTGGAGTTGTCATCGTACTCGTAGTCCGGGGATGACGTGGTCGCCTCGGCATCACAACCtgaacacatgcacacgcctGATAAGTGGATGGAACACAACTAGGAGTCTAACCGGGACATATTGAGAAAACATTTAGATgaatcacacaaacacaaacacacattcactGATTGGAAGTGAAGTATACTGATTATATTTAGAGAGTGGGTGTGTCCTGATGTCATCAGGTATCAATCACACTGCTTCCCATCACACTGGTGTGATGAATGATGTTACAGACAGTGATCACCCCCCACCCCGCTCAGCCAAATCatgctgtgtgtgcatgtgtatgtgtgtgtgtgtgtgtgtgagtgagagaaAGAGACTTTGCTAAGTTGTTAACGCACTCACCAGACACATTTGAACAAGTATTATACTTCTGTGTGATCAGTGcacgcaccccccccccccccccacacacacacacgcacacacgcacgcacacacacacacacacgcacacccacacatACATAGGAGTCAGAACTCACCGGTTGTGATGAAGAGGATGAGGGCAagtgcagacacacacaaggacGACATGCTGCACTGACttgttgcatgtgtgtgtgtgtgggggtctTCAAGTACAAGAaagaggagggggcggggcagcATGGAAGGAGATGGACGGGGGTGGCGTCCATAGTGGCTCTTGCGGTTTTCCTGCCAAGTTTGTTGGGGGCTCGCCAAAAGATGTCtgaccttcttcttcttcttagtCCAAAAGTGCACATGCAGGCACTACATCGACTCCAAAACGACAAACTAGCTAGCTAACGGAGCTTATCAAATCAAGACCACTCAGTGTGCACACAACTGGAGTGACTCGACATCCCCTTTTGGAATGCAAACttttgtgtgttggggggggggttcaaaaAGCTCTTTGTTTCACTCCAGCACAGCTGGACGGTCAACAATAgactcaacacacacatgcagttcCTGTGTCATTCTTCTATTTTCCGTTCTCAGGCCTAAGCACCTGACGCTGATGATGACTAATTTATTCATCATGATGCCATCAGAGGTCAAAGTTCCTGCCACACAATGAcgagatggatggaaggatggatgaaCACATGAATCCAATTGACACACCTCATGTCATGGAAATCTGAGAGTAATTCAAGAGCCTGTTGAAATGAATGAGGAGATCAGTCGACATTGTGCTGAACCCCATCGTGGGAAAATGAAGATAACTGATGACAGGACATGGCGTCATACGACCCAAAGGGAGCGGGGAGCTGTCTTACTCCCCAGTGGGGCGTGCGTGCATCCTGTAAACATGCCATGAAAACATGTGGGTGCCATGTTGGGTTTCCTTTCGACGCAAAGAGCACAATACAAAGTCCccgaaaagtaaaaaaaaaaaaaaaaaaagcgaagtGACGTGGCGGTCATGTGACAGTCCCGTGAGACAATAGCGCACAACAGGGGGTCAAAGTGCGCATATGCGGTTCCTATCATGCAGCTGGTCACGCCGGCGTCCTCCTGAGGGCATTCTGGGAAAGGGCCGTCTTCTCACAGATGCTAAATTTAAccgcagcagcggcggcaggaGGAGGGCGTCAGAAGTTCCGACACGCACTGGACGCCTGTGTGTGCGACTGAGCAGGAGGAAAAATGGTTGGTTCATGGATGCAACAATTAATCATCTAAATACGCAAAAGACTGACAGGAGGGGGGAATAAACTGCAGGAAGTCATCCTTCAGAAAAAGAATTTTTAATAATTCTCAGAATTGaggaaacaaattgaaaatctCTAGTGAACAGTAACATGGTGTAATGCTGCATACGACCACTAGGTGTTGCCGAGGTCACAAAGGCTGCGCTGGGAATTCGTAACCCTTTTCCTGGGCCCAGACACGTCTGAAAACGTCCAATAAACTTTCCAAGGTAGTGAACAGGCACTCGGGAATGAGTGAAACATTATAAACCAATTGCCGACAATGGCATCGTCGCGGCAGAAAAGCTGACGTCATGCCATTTCGGGGTGGTCGCTGTCCTCTTGGCTCAAGTTCATTTTCTGACGCTGGTCGCTGTGCACCACCAGGAGAAGCCGCACTTGCTTGGTGGGACGAGCGGGGACCGGAGCGGGATCCGGAGCAGGGTCTGGGTCCAGACCCAGAACAGGAGGCTTAGCGAGTTCCAGGGGCACGTTCAGCTTGGCGGTCAGCAATTGGATCAACTGCTCGGCGTCTGTCTGCTCCTTTTGCAGGTGACACACGGACGCAAAGGACCTGAGGGGAGGCGGTTGCCACAGCAACAATGTCAGTTGGACGCGACAGAGGGAAATTTCAAGACAAGTcgaaacaaaagcaaacgtTTACAAACAACTGAGTCTGATCTCAGGATGGCACAAAAGTGACTGACATCAATTTTGGCGGCGACATTTGCCAACCGCGAGTTTGCGACGGTAGAAACGAAGATGGAACTTGACAAAAGGAGTCTCCAAACCTTTTCAAGATGCTGACGTCCGAGGTCAGCGTGGACGTCACCTCGCTAAGCCAGCAGGCCAACATCAGGGCCAGCTGGTCCAGACCCAGACCTTCCAGACCGCCACGCGCCACCAACTGGTTCCAACGGACCTGCAAGCACCACAAGTCACAgccataaaaaagaaatccagtTTTTCAAGGTGAACGACAGTACTAAAATCGTGTGGCCATTTTGGAGGCTTGTCCCCTTTGGCAggattttgtttgtcttgggGCGGGCGCTCACACAAACCTGCAGGAAGTTGAGTAGAACGGGCTTGACGCAGACGTCCAGCGGCTGCAGGCGGAAGCTGCAGCCGGCGGGGATAAGGACAACGTCGGTGGAGGCGGCGCTCAACAGGGCCTTGAACCCGTCCGTCATGTGGCCCCGATGGACGTCCGCCAGCAGCAGCGACTTGCTGTACGGCCACAAGCGCGGGCACCACACCTGCGGCGGAGCCCCACAAGTTCATCACAGCTGGAAAGAACCGACTTTCATTTTTCCAAATGGGATGCACCGGCaaagaattttgttttttactagGTAGACGAAAAAAGTGGCCGTCCCGCCTCGAGACAAGAAGTTCCTTTTTGAGAAGCACGGGGGCCGTACCTTGCGCACCCACAGCTGCAGTCGTCGGAAATCAGTGAAGCCGTAGCAGCGGGCCTCCAGCAACACATTGTTGGGGAAGCCGACGGGAAGGGCCATCGGTACCCCGCGGAAGAAGAGCATGGGTGCCAGGAAGGTTCCGTCCGACAGTGCCGACAGCACCACGTCGAAGAGCGGCGTCTGTGCCGGCGAGCCCTCCAGCCGGAAGGCCCGCCCGTTGCGCCTGGCAAACAGCTCGGCGTCCACAAACACCGACAGCTCGTCCATAAAGCCCACGCGCCCTGGCCGCAGACTCTCGCTCTGGATCTGGTCATGGTTGGTCACGGTCGGTAGGCGGACTGACATAGCGGAGAATGGTGGCGGTGCCACGACTGGGCAGTTCACTCACACGGGAGCATAGTGAGAGGATGAAGGCGGTGCTCTTCTCCATGACCATGTCCAGGACTTTGTTGGGTAGGCGTCCGCCAGGGCAGCCAGGCCGCAGGTGCCGGCACAGGCGTTCGACGGCGCGGCGGTGGTGCTCGGCTTCGCGGGCGCTCTCGGGTGGCACGCGGGCGCCCGACCGCAGCAGGACGTCCTCACAGATGCGCAGCTGTTGCTCGTGGCGGATCAGCGCCCAGGTGGCCACACGCCACTCCCACTCCGCCAGCAGATGGCTCTCCTGCGTCGCCGCCAGCGGGCCAGCGGGAagcggaggaggagcagcggcaACAGGCTGGGAAAATAGCACCACAGTCGGGTGTCAAGGTATGTATACTTTGTATATAACCAGTTGagctcaaaaagaaaaaaatacaagctgaGGGCGTTTCAAAGAGAAAAGGACTTCAAGACAAGTCCCGTTCGTCTCACCTCTTGACCCGGTGGCAGCTGAGGCCTGATGAACTTGATGGTCATGGCAGCCGGCGAGGGCGGGTCGTAGGGCGAGTCCAGCGGTTTGAGCGACAGCTGGCCTGAGGCCCGGCTGGGCTGTACGTGGTCGATGGCCACGAATGCTCCTCCCGATGATTTCGCACCACAGCTACTTGAAGGACACCCCACCCCCAGAAATGGAAATCTCATGTTAATCCCGTCCCCAGCCAATGCCATTGATGCAAAGAGACGGCAGTCGATGACGCCATCTCTAGGCTTCTGATCAGCACAGCCTACCTGTCAGGAGGCGTTGTAGCTTCCGTCCGGGTTCCCACCATGTTGCAAGGATCTGCAAGGTCACAAGAGTACGTCAGCAAGAGGTCAGTTCGTGGCGCCGCACCGTGCCAGCCTTCTCATCTCAACATcgaaaaaatgttcaaaagtgACGCACTCGCACCCGACGAGACAAAATGTGCGCAACGGGTGCGCGTCGCTCGCATGCCAATTGCCCTTTGGCGGGAAAAGCAAACGCTCGCTTTGAGAGGGCAATCTGGACTCGGAGCGGGGGGAAAGGCAACGGGCTGGCACAGTACACGTTAAAATGGCGAGCGAGTGTTGTTACCTGGCATGACGCACAGGTGGGCGGGGCACTCGGCCAGGTGCACAGCCATCTGATCTCCCACTTGGGTGACGTAAGAGCACGACGCGCAGTGCAGCTTCCTCCACAACCTGACACACATCAACACACAAAGTGGGCCAGGCAAGGGCATTTCTGGAGAACCTCAAAAAGCTGTAGTTGAAGCCAAACAACAGTAACAAGGcgtggtggaaaaaaatgaacgaGATGTTGCGGGAGCACAAAGTTGCACGTGAAGATGTGGGCACTCACCGCACGTGCGGGTGAAACATGCTGCCAAAGTGCGGCTGTTTCTTCAGGGCCGTGTGGTCTCTGCGGGGACACGAGGATGAGCGGCGAGTGGGCAACGCCAGCAAGGGGCGATGGCGGGGGCACCCACCTGATCATGTGGTTGGCGTAGGCGGTGGAGCAGCAGGTGGCGAACGGGCACAGCGAGCAGCGCACGCGAGACGGGAAGTGAGCGCTTAACTTGCCGATGGACATCCGACACTCCAGGCAGCGCCCCAGCCGCCGGTGTGACACCTCATCCTCGCTGAGGAAGGCGTGCCAGCGAAAAAGAATTAATGACAACGTTGATTCAGGACATGAGCAAAGGCGCCATTCCTGAGTACCTGCTGAGGTTGGACAAGACGAGATCTAAAACCTCCCTTGACTTGTTCTTGGCAGCTTCTGACGCGGGTGGCACTGCCTCCACGT containing:
- the si:ch211-191i18.2 gene encoding uncharacterized protein si:ch211-191i18.2 isoform X2, yielding MSSLCVSALALILFITTGCDAEATTSSPDYEYDDNSTLRYSFFSNTSSDDLDNFLKDRKRLLDSQEDEDLEERDEEDVGVTTATWQAHTEKGGVSLGNAASSTSICPGGVMMMTVVMMVVIMETHT
- the si:ch211-191i18.2 gene encoding uncharacterized protein si:ch211-191i18.2 isoform X1; translated protein: MSSLCVSALALILFITTGCDAEATTSSPDYEYDDNSTLRYSFFSNTSSDDLDNFLKDRKRLLDSQEDEDLEERDEEDVGVTTATWQAHTEKGGVSLGNAASSTSICPMGCVATVVSKQKPSGCADADMLTEALVA
- the pogza gene encoding pogo transposable element derived with ZNF domain a isoform X3; translated protein: MANHSDVSMESEEELSCDEDEEEEDPPASTGAYGRRPPELSGARLGFSLNGRHIPPLPAGGAMELKLHFHPSGSSSGFVTVRAASPSLSACAADITGAVLGQAAQPVFKEPQNSAITQKTLLHSSMPKTPAGTSKDHIPKGLARPLRCTVCISQYKLVSELRGFVCFCSPVVAESLTQLKMIRKKKNDRKRNRNRAKNAGRESVAAVSSAVSSATAGVSRTSSPRPAAAAAPSDPSAGPARCPDSPQLVRPEPDLGKLVIMVDDFYYGRDPGGRAVSDHSYTQRVHTGLFHCLQCQDIVGSNIQLMSHLKTHIAKMAEEDRHMDSVSSCPHCFRRFSSPFRLECHVETVHMQRVTNAKCDICELDFGTESLFLQHMKNTHKAGEMPYVCQVCNFRSSFYSDVWSHFEEFHADTKNLLCPYCLKVLHSSAFYFQHFARHQRKFVFSCKKCRLHFLYGKERQQHHDLHHGSHITPTQVTGLKPGTKVTVRTYSVVAGAKCEEAAGRAVVPCKVVDVEAVPPASEAAKNKSREVLDLVLSNLSSEDEVSHRRLGRCLECRMSIGKLSAHFPSRVRCSLCPFATCCSTAYANHMIRDHTALKKQPHFGSMFHPHVRLWRKLHCASCSYVTQVGDQMAVHLAECPAHLCVMPDPCNMVGTRTEATTPPDSSCGAKSSGGAFVAIDHVQPSRASGQLSLKPLDSPYDPPSPAAMTIKFIRPQLPPGQEPVAAAPPPLPAGPLAATQESHLLAEWEWRVATWALIRHEQQLRICEDVLLRSGARVPPESAREAEHHRRAVERLCRHLRPGCPGGRLPNKVLDMVMEKSTAFILSLCSRIQSESLRPGRVGFMDELSVFVDAELFARRNGRAFRLEGSPAQTPLFDVVLSALSDGTFLAPMLFFRGVPMALPVGFPNNVLLEARCYGFTDFRRLQLWVRKVWCPRLWPYSKSLLLADVHRGHMTDGFKALLSAASTDVVLIPAGCSFRLQPLDVCVKPVLLNFLQVRWNQLVARGGLEGLGLDQLALMLACWLSEVTSTLTSDVSILKRSFASVCHLQKEQTDAEQLIQLLTAKLNVPLELAKPPVLGLDPDPAPDPAPVPARPTKQVRLLLVVHSDQRQKMNLSQEDSDHPEMA
- the pogza gene encoding pogo transposable element derived with ZNF domain a isoform X4, yielding MANHSDVSMESEEELSCDEDEEEEDPPASTGAYGRRPPELSGARLGFSLNGRHIPPLPAGGAMELKLHFHPSGSSSGFVTVRAASPSLSACAADITGAVLGQAAQPVFKEPQNSAITQKTLLHSSMPKTPAGTSKDHIPKGLARPLRCTVCISQYKLVSELRGFVCFCSPVVAESLTQLKMIRKKKNDRKRNRNRAKNAGRESVAAVSSATAGVSRTSSPRPAAAAAPSDPSAGPARCPDSPQLVRPEPDLGKLVIMVDDFYYGRDPGGRAVSDHSYTQRVHTGLFHCLQCQDIVGSNIQLMSHLKTHIAKMAEEDRHMDSVSSCPHCFRRFSSPFRLECHVETVHMQRVTNAKCDICELDFGTESLFLQHMKNTHKAGEMPYVCQVCNFRSSFYSDVWSHFEEFHADTKNLLCPYCLKVLHSSAFYFQHFARHQRKFVFSCKKCRLHFLYGKERQQHHDLHHGSHITPTQVTGLKPGTKVTVRTYSVVAGAKCEEAAGRAVVPCKVVDVEAVPPASEAAKNKSREVLDLVLSNLSSEDEVSHRRLGRCLECRMSIGKLSAHFPSRVRCSLCPFATCCSTAYANHMIRDHTALKKQPHFGSMFHPHVRLWRKLHCASCSYVTQVGDQMAVHLAECPAHLCVMPDPCNMVGTRTEATTPPDSSCGAKSSGGAFVAIDHVQPSRASGQLSLKPLDSPYDPPSPAAMTIKFIRPQLPPGQEPVAAAPPPLPAGPLAATQESHLLAEWEWRVATWALIRHEQQLRICEDVLLRSGARVPPESAREAEHHRRAVERLCRHLRPGCPGGRLPNKVLDMVMEKSTAFILSLCSRIQSESLRPGRVGFMDELSVFVDAELFARRNGRAFRLEGSPAQTPLFDVVLSALSDGTFLAPMLFFRGVPMALPVGFPNNVLLEARCYGFTDFRRLQLWVRKVWCPRLWPYSKSLLLADVHRGHMTDGFKALLSAASTDVVLIPAGCSFRLQPLDVCVKPVLLNFLQVRWNQLVARGGLEGLGLDQLALMLACWLSEVTSTLTSDVSILKRSFASVCHLQKEQTDAEQLIQLLTAKLNVPLELAKPPVLGLDPDPAPDPAPVPARPTKQVRLLLVVHSDQRQKMNLSQEDSDHPEMA
- the pogza gene encoding pogo transposable element derived with ZNF domain a isoform X2 — encoded protein: MANHSDVSMESEEELSCDEDEEEEDPPASTGAYGRRPPELSGARLGFSLNGRHIPPLPAGGAMELKLHFHPSGSSSGFVTVRAASPSLSACAADITGAVLGQAAQPVFKEPQNSAITQKTLLHSSMPKTPAGTSKDHIPKGLARPLRCTVCISQYKLVSELRGFVCFCSPVVAESLTQLKMIRKKKNDRKRNRNRAKNAGRESVAAVSSAVSSAVSSATAGVSRTSSPRPAAAAAPSDPSAGPARCPDSPQLVRPEPDLGKLVIMVDDFYYGRDPGGRAVSDHSYTQRVHTGLFHCLQCQDIVGSNIQLMSHLKTHIAKMAEEDRHMDSVSSCPHCFRRFSSPFRLECHVETVHMQRVTNAKCDICELDFGTESLFLQHMKNTHKAGEMPYVCQVCNFRSSFYSDVWSHFEEFHADTKNLLCPYCLKVLHSSAFYFQHFARHQRKFVFSCKKCRLHFLYGKERQQHHDLHHGSHITPTQVTGLKPGTKVTVRTYSVVAGAKCEEAAGRAVVPCKVVDVEAVPPASEAAKNKSREVLDLVLSNLSSEDEVSHRRLGRCLECRMSIGKLSAHFPSRVRCSLCPFATCCSTAYANHMIRDHTALKKQPHFGSMFHPHVRLWRKLHCASCSYVTQVGDQMAVHLAECPAHLCVMPDPCNMVGTRTEATTPPDSCGAKSSGGAFVAIDHVQPSRASGQLSLKPLDSPYDPPSPAAMTIKFIRPQLPPGQEPVAAAPPPLPAGPLAATQESHLLAEWEWRVATWALIRHEQQLRICEDVLLRSGARVPPESAREAEHHRRAVERLCRHLRPGCPGGRLPNKVLDMVMEKSTAFILSLCSRIQSESLRPGRVGFMDELSVFVDAELFARRNGRAFRLEGSPAQTPLFDVVLSALSDGTFLAPMLFFRGVPMALPVGFPNNVLLEARCYGFTDFRRLQLWVRKVWCPRLWPYSKSLLLADVHRGHMTDGFKALLSAASTDVVLIPAGCSFRLQPLDVCVKPVLLNFLQVRWNQLVARGGLEGLGLDQLALMLACWLSEVTSTLTSDVSILKRSFASVCHLQKEQTDAEQLIQLLTAKLNVPLELAKPPVLGLDPDPAPDPAPVPARPTKQVRLLLVVHSDQRQKMNLSQEDSDHPEMA
- the pogza gene encoding pogo transposable element derived with ZNF domain a isoform X1 — protein: MANHSDVSMESEEELSCDEDEEEEDPPASTGAYGRRPPELSGARLGFSLNGRHIPPLPAGGAMELKLHFHPSGSSSGFVTVRAASPSLSACAADITGAVLGQAAQPVFKEPQNSAITQKTLLHSSMPKTPAGTSKDHIPKGLARPLRCTVCISQYKLVSELRGFVCFCSPVVAESLTQLKMIRKKKNDRKRNRNRAKNAGRESVAAVSSAVSSAVSSATAGVSRTSSPRPAAAAAPSDPSAGPARCPDSPQLVRPEPDLGKLVIMVDDFYYGRDPGGRAVSDHSYTQRVHTGLFHCLQCQDIVGSNIQLMSHLKTHIAKMAEEDRHMDSVSSCPHCFRRFSSPFRLECHVETVHMQRVTNAKCDICELDFGTESLFLQHMKNTHKAGEMPYVCQVCNFRSSFYSDVWSHFEEFHADTKNLLCPYCLKVLHSSAFYFQHFARHQRKFVFSCKKCRLHFLYGKERQQHHDLHHGSHITPTQVTGLKPGTKVTVRTYSVVAGAKCEEAAGRAVVPCKVVDVEAVPPASEAAKNKSREVLDLVLSNLSSEDEVSHRRLGRCLECRMSIGKLSAHFPSRVRCSLCPFATCCSTAYANHMIRDHTALKKQPHFGSMFHPHVRLWRKLHCASCSYVTQVGDQMAVHLAECPAHLCVMPDPCNMVGTRTEATTPPDSSCGAKSSGGAFVAIDHVQPSRASGQLSLKPLDSPYDPPSPAAMTIKFIRPQLPPGQEPVAAAPPPLPAGPLAATQESHLLAEWEWRVATWALIRHEQQLRICEDVLLRSGARVPPESAREAEHHRRAVERLCRHLRPGCPGGRLPNKVLDMVMEKSTAFILSLCSRIQSESLRPGRVGFMDELSVFVDAELFARRNGRAFRLEGSPAQTPLFDVVLSALSDGTFLAPMLFFRGVPMALPVGFPNNVLLEARCYGFTDFRRLQLWVRKVWCPRLWPYSKSLLLADVHRGHMTDGFKALLSAASTDVVLIPAGCSFRLQPLDVCVKPVLLNFLQVRWNQLVARGGLEGLGLDQLALMLACWLSEVTSTLTSDVSILKRSFASVCHLQKEQTDAEQLIQLLTAKLNVPLELAKPPVLGLDPDPAPDPAPVPARPTKQVRLLLVVHSDQRQKMNLSQEDSDHPEMA